In the Theobroma cacao cultivar B97-61/B2 chromosome 1, Criollo_cocoa_genome_V2, whole genome shotgun sequence genome, one interval contains:
- the LOC18612689 gene encoding putative quinone-oxidoreductase homolog, chloroplastic — protein MAEDLMHAVQYTSYGGGASGLKHVEVPIPTPKQDEVLLKLEASSLNPVDWKLQKGVLRPFLPRKFPYIPGTDVAGEVIKVGPGVKNYNAGDKVVAIFSHATGGGLAEFAVAKESLTVARPPEVSAAEGAGLPIAGLTAHQALTQSAGIKLDRSCQQVNLLITAASGGVGQYAVQLAKLGNTHVTATCGARNMDLVKSLGADEVLDYKTPDGAALKSPSGRKYDAVIHCAMGIPWSTFEPNLSANGKVIDITPGPSALMTFALKKLTFSKKQLVPMIMTPKKENLDYLVKLVKEGKLKTVIDSKHPLSKAEDAWAKSIAGHATGKIIVEP, from the exons ATGGCGGAGGATCTGATGCATGCGGTTCAGTACACTAGTTATGGCGGAGGAGCTTCTGGTTTGAAG CATGTTGAAGTTCCGATTCCCACTCCTAAACAAGACGAAGTTCTGCTAAAACTGGAGGCCTCTAGTCTCAATCCAGTTGACTGGAAACTGCAGAAAGGGGTACTGCGGCCCTTTTTACCTCGCAAATTCCCCTATATACCTG GTACTGATGTAGCTGGAGAAGTGATAAAGGTTGGACCAGGAGTCAAGAATTACAATGCTGGGGATAAAGTTGTGGCTATTTTTAGCCATGCT ACTGGAGGTGGACTAGCTGAATTTGCTGTGGCTAAGGAGAGTTTGACAGTTGCAAGGCCTCCAGAAGTATCAGCTGCTGAAGGTGCAGGTTTGCCTATTGCTGGCCTTACAGCTCACCAGGCACTCACCCAGTCCGCTGGGATCAAGCTTGACAGAAGCTGCCAGCAAGTAAATCTCCTAATTACTGCTGCTTCAGGTGGCGTAGGTCAGTATGCAGTTCAACTGGCAAAGCTTGGAAACACACATGTGACAGCCACTTGTGGGGCTCGTAACATggatcttgtcaagagcctgGGGGCAGATGAAGTTCTTGACTACAAGACTCCTGATGGGGCAGCTCTGAAGAGCCCTTCTGGTCGCAAATATGATGCAGTGATCCACTGTGCAATGGGCATTCCTTGGTCTACCTTTGAGCCTAATTTGAGTGCAAATGGGAAGGTAATAGATATTACTCCTGGCCCTAGTGCTTTAATGACTTTTGCTTTGAAAAAGCTTACCTTCTCCAAGAAGCAGCTGGTACCTATGATAATGACACCTAAGAAAGAGAACCTTGATTATCTTGTGAAGTTGGTGAAGGAGGGAAAGCTTAAGACAGTAATTGATTCAAAGCATCCCCTGAGTAAGGCTGAAGATGCTTGGGCTAAGAGCATTGCTGGCCATGCTACTGGGAAGATAATTGTGGAGCCTTAG
- the LOC18612690 gene encoding pentatricopeptide repeat-containing protein At3g07290, mitochondrial has protein sequence MFLTKRLVVKLPRGFPALISASILYSFSAVAPKDAAHHASSLINHPNWKTNQTLKSLVSHMNPSVAAQVILLQNDNASLALQFFRWVCQHSTYCYPITGRIHLLNLLIFSHSFQIAHKAIIDLIKNCSTCENDLLKLMEALDEMRKTGFRLNYPCYSILLVSLAKSNMGVLASSVYKRMVAEGFVLSAIDYRTIINALSKIGFVCQAEMFISKALKLGFGLGTHISTSLVLGYCRQNDLPEAFRVLDVMSKRDGCGANSVTYSILIHGLCEVGRVEEAFSLKEGMKEKGCEPSTRTYTVLVKALCDNGLIGKAFDLVGEMSGKGCKPNVYTYTVLIDALCREGKIEDANGMFRQMLKEDVYPGIVTYNALINGYCKEGKIISAFELLSLMEKRNCKPNIRTYNELIEGLCKINRPYKAMLLLGKIVDNGLLPNSITYNILIDGFCKEGHFYMASKIFELMNSLGVNPDGHSYTAIIDGLCKQGSLKLANGLWGKMIKKGINPDEVTFTALMDGFCKIGNTGDASKLFKMMIVNGCLKTCHAFNVFLHILSKECKLTEEYAFFGKILKHGLVPSVVTYTILVGALFQAGKVEQSLSMLKLMKQVGCPPNVYTYTVVVNGLCQIGRVDDAERILHLMFDLGVPPNHVTYTILVKAHVNAGRLNRALDITSFMVKNGYEPNCHIYSALLAGFVSSNKVTIAGSSSFISPLDFGSPPTAENYDECVSRNVLKEMDLDHALKLRAEIEKFGGSVLDFYNFLIVGLCKGGRIVVAEHLTKDILKDGLYPDKACFSIIDWHSKNSNCNECLEVLDLILSHGFLPSFASYCSVIHCMRNKGKIKEAQRLFSDLMKDNSIGEAKAVLPHIEFLVNCDEPEKCVELLKLIEQMANRERPVI, from the coding sequence ATGTTTCTCACAAAAAGACTAGTAGTCAAGCTCCCCCGCGGATTTCCTGCCCTTATCTCTGCCTCCATTCTCTACTCTTTTTCTGCAGTAGCCCCAAAAGACGCAGCTCATCATGCTTCATCTTTAATCAACCACCCAAACTGGAAAACAAACCAAACCCTCAAATCCCTAGTTTCCCACATGAACCCCAGTGTCGCTGCCCAGGTTATCCTCCTCCAAAACGATAACGCCTCACTCGCTCTCCAATTTTTCCGATGGGTTTGTCAACACTCCACGTATTGCTACCCTATAACTGGTAGAATCCACCTCTTAAACTTGCTTATATTCTCCCATTCATTTCAAATTGCTCATAAGGCTATAATTGatctaataaaaaattgtaGTACATGTGAAAACGATCTTTTGAAGCTAATGGAAGCGCTTGACGAGATGAGGAAGACCGGGTTTCGCTTAAATTATCCTTGTTATAGCATACTTTTGGTGTCTTTAGCTAAGTCAAATATGGGTGTTTTAGCATCTTCTGTATATAAAAGAATGGTAGCTGAAGGGTTTGTTCTCAGTGCTATTGATTATAGAACAATAATCAATGCTTTATCCAAAATTGGCTTTGTGTGTCAAGCTGAAATGTTCATTTCCAAAGCTTTGAAGCTTGGGTTTGGATTGGGTACTCATATTAGTACTTCTTTAGTGTTGGGCTATTGTAGACAAAATGATCTCCCGGAAGCCTTTCGGGTGCTTGATGTTATGTCCAAACGAGATGGTTGTGGAGCGAATTCAGTTACTTACTCGATTTTAATACATGGTTTATGTGAGGTTGGGAGGGTTGAAGAAGCATTTTCTCTGAAAGAAGGGATGAAAGAAAAGGGTTGCGAGCCAAGTACTCGGACTTACACTGTATTAGTCAAGGCCTTGTGTGATAATGGATTGATTGGTAAGGCTTTCGATTTGGTTGGTGAAATGAGTGGGAAAGGATGTAAGCCTAACGTTTATACTTATACCGTTTTGATTGATGCATTATGCAGGGAAGGGAAGATTGAGGACGCTAATGGGATGTTTAGGCAGATGTTAAAAGAGGATGTTTATCCTGGAATTGTTACGTACAATGCATTGATTAATGGATATTGTAAGGAAGGTAAGATTATTTCTGCTTTTGAGCTTCTTAGTTTGATGGAGAAAAGAAATTGCAAGCCTAATATCCGTACCTATAATGAGCTTATTGAAGGGTTGTGTAAAATTAACAGACCATATAAAGCAATGCTCCTTTTGGGAAAgattgttgataatggcttaTTGCCTAACAGCATAACATATAATATTCTGATTGATGGGTTCTGCAAAGAAGGCCATTTTTATATGGCTTCCAAGATATTTGAATTGATGAACTCACTTGGTGTTAATCCTGATGGTCATAGTTACACTGCTATAATTGATGGGCTTTGCAAACAAGGGAGTCTGAAGCTTGCGAATGGGCTCTGGGGTAAGATGATAAAGAAGGGAATTAATCCTGATGAAGTAACATTTACTGCACTTATGGATGGGTTTTGCAAGATTGGTAATACTGGAGATGCATCAAAGCTTTTCAAGATGATGATTGTGAATGGTTGTTTGAAGACTTGTCATGCGTTCAACGTATTTCTTCATATTCTGAGCAAAGAATGCAAGTTAACAGAGGAATATGCATTTTTTGGGAAAATCCTAAAGCATGGTTTAGTTCCTTCTGTTGTGACTTACACAATATTAGTAGGTGCACTTTTTCAAGCAGGCAAGGTTGAACAGTCTTTGAGCATGTTGAAGCTGATGAAACAAGTTGGCTGCCCTCCAAATGTCTATACATACACTGTCGTGGTTAATGGCCTCTGTCAAATTGGAAGAGTTGACGATGCAGAGAGAATCCTGCATCTCATGTTTGATTTAGGAGTACCTCCAAATCATGTTACATACACTATATTGGTCAAAGCACATGTTAATGCTGGTAGGTTAAATCGTGCCCTTGATATTACATCTTTCATGGTTAAAAACGGATATGAACCCAACTGTCATATCTATTCTGCTCTACTAGCAGGGTTTGTTTCATCAAACAAGGTCACTATAGCTGGAAGCTCCAGTTTTATCAGTCCCCTAGATTTTGGTTCACCACCTACTGCtgaaaattatgatgaatGTGTTTCCAGAAATGTTCTAAAGGAAATGGATCTTGATCATGCGTTGAAGCTCCGGGCTGAAATTGAGAAATTCGGCGGGTCTGTTTTAGATTTCTACAATTTTCTAATTGTGGGTTTATGCAAAGGGGGAAGAATTGTTGTTGCTGAACATCTTACCAAAGATATACTGAAGGATGGTTTATATCCTGACAAGGCATGTTTTTCTATCATTGATTGGCATTCCAAGAACAGCAACTGCAACGAGTGCCTCGAGGTCTTGGATCTCATTCTCAGTCACGGTTTCCTTCCATCTTTTGCATCTTATTGTTCAGTGATCCACTGTATGCGTAACAAAGGAAAGATCAAAGAAGCACAAAGACTGTTTTCTGACCTCATGAAAGACAATAGTATTGGGGAGGCAAAAGCAGTATTACCCCACATTGAGTTCCTAGTAAATTGTGATGAACCTGAAAAATGCGTAGAGCTTCTAAAACTGATTGAGCAAATGGCTAACAGAGAGAGGCCAGTCATCTAG